The Armatimonadota bacterium nucleotide sequence GCTGGGGGTCCGCTCGTGGTCCTCAAGGACCCTCGACAGCGCCGGGAACCGTGTATTGAAGCCCGGCTCGTTGAGCTCCAACGTGTGCTCGCGCTGGACGACTTCGACCTCGCCCGAATCCAGCCGAACGCGAATCTCGGGCCGCGGCGCGATGCCACGCAGCACCAGGTCCACGGTCTTCTGTACGTTGTGATGCACGGCGAGACGGTCAAAGTCCACGAGTTCGACGATCACATCGAAGGTCGGTGGGGCCTTGCGTTCGAGCACCGTCTTTTGGGTGCCCCTGCGCTTGGCCTCGTCATCGCTCAACGTCACCGCTTGAATGCCGCCCACCAGGTCGGCGAGCGAGGGGTTCAGCATCAGGTTTTCCAGGGTTTGGCCGTGCGCAGTCGCGACGAGTTGAACGCCCCTCTCGGCGATGGTCCGCGCCGCAAGCGCTTCCGCCTCGGTCGAGATCTCGTCGATGACGATGACCTCGGGCATGTGGTTCTCGACGGCCTCGATCATCACGGCGTGCTGCTCGCTGGGCACCCGTACCTGCATCCGGCGCGAGGACCCGATGCCCGGATGGGGCACGTCTCCGTCGCCTGCGATTTCGTTGCTGGTGTCGACGATCACAACGCGCCTGTTGACCTCATCGGCGAGCACGCGAGCGACCTCGCGGAGCTTGGTGGTCTTGCCCACGCCGGGCTTCCCGAGCAGAAGGATGGACGCCCCGGAGCGCACGATGTCGTCGATGATGTCGATCGTCCCTTCCATCGCACGGCCGACGCGGCAAGTAAGGCCGATGACCCTCCCATGACGGTTGCGAATGGCGGAAATCCGGTGAAGGGTGCGCTCGATGCCCGCGCGGTTGTCCTCGCCGAATTCGCCGATGGCGCGCGTGACCGCGTCGAGGTCGTTCTCCGTGACGATGACGTCCTCCCACCGCTCGACCCGCGAGCGGTAGCGGGCCTCAGCCACCCTGCCATAGTCGAGCACGACCTCGATCAGTGCATCGAGCTCGTTGAGGCGCTCCAAGCGCTCGCGGACGACGGCGGGCAGGACTTCAAGGAACTCCTTTAAGCCATTGGGAGGGGGGTTC carries:
- a CDS encoding AAA family ATPase, producing MNPPPNGLKEFLEVLPAVVRERLERLNELDALIEVVLDYGRVAEARYRSRVERWEDVIVTENDLDAVTRAIGEFGEDNRAGIERTLHRISAIRNRHGRVIGLTCRVGRAMEGTIDIIDDIVRSGASILLLGKPGVGKTTKLREVARVLADEVNRRVVIVDTSNEIAGDGDVPHPGIGSSRRMQVRVPSEQHAVMIEAVENHMPEVIVIDEISTEAEALAARTIAERGVQLVATAHGQTLENLMLNPSLADLVGGIQAVTLSDDEAKRRGTQKTVLERKAPPTFDVIVELVDFDRLAVHHNVQKTVDLVLRGIAPRPEIRVRLDSGEVEVVQREHTLELNEPGFNTRFPALSRVLEDHERTPSRTSSGRARQTDDVQGEKRDESPLPAGNGSGNVLRIYPFGVARTRLERAIRERKLPAYVTGDIHHADVILAVRSSYQGRPKKLRELSGRNVPTVIVKSNTTQQIAQALEELTASRKEQVDFEAVAMDEVVKAIETVGQTGKPFELSPQPAPIRKLQHQLAEARRVASESVGEEPHRRLRILPVKLM